A window of bacterium genomic DNA:
GCTCGATCTCCTTGCGCTTGAGCAGCCCGACGTCGCGCGTCAGGACGCAGCGGCCCTCGCGCGCGGCGATCGCGGCGATGGTCTGATCGTCGTAGTCGTCTCCATATAGGGTGTCGAAGCCCAGAACGCGCAGGCGGCGCGCCAGCTTGCCCAGATGGACGTCGCAGACGAAGCGGGGATCGCGCAGGGGACGCTCACGCAGACGCGTCACCGGCGCGATGTCCAGGCTCTCGAACACGGGGTAGACCGCGACCCGCTCGCCGCTCCGCAGGACGTGGGAGAATTCGACGGACCGGTCGTCGACGAGTATCAGGTCGACCTCCACGTGCGGCACGCCGAGCGCCTCGATGGCGTCCTTGACCGCAGGGGCCCCCCGGAAGACGTAGGCGAACTCGCGCTTGCGTCGACGCGGCGGCAGGAAATCGTTGAGCTCCTCGTAGAAGCGGAAGCGCGCTTCGTTCTCCATACTCCACATCGTCTCAGTAGAGCTCGAACTGCACCAGCCTGCATTCCAGGCCGCCGTTCCACAGCGGGATGCGGCGCTTGGGGTGCAGACCGATGCGCTTGACCAGTTCGACGTCGCCGCAGAGCACCCAGGCCTCCGCGCCGCGGCATCGCCGCTTGAGATGGTCGCCGAGATCC
This region includes:
- a CDS encoding Mut7-C ubiquitin/RNAse domain-containing protein, which codes for MWSMENEARFRFYEELNDFLPPRRRKREFAYVFRGAPAVKDAIEALGVPHVEVDLILVDDRSVEFSHVLRSGERVAVYPVFESLDIAPVTRLRERPLRDPRFVCDVHLGKLARRLRVLGFDTLYGDDYDDQTIAAIAAREGRCVLTRDVGLLKRKEIERGYWLRSTEVREQLAEVVARLDLESRIEPFRRCAACNARVEPVDKAEIAHLLEPLTRRHYREFHQCPDCRKIYWQGTHYESLLAEIRRLKP